ATCTTTTCGGCTTGCCGCAAGGCTGCCGTATCCTGTGGAGCGGGCTTGATCCATGGCTGACAGACTCGTGCGTGCCAGAAGATACCGGGAGATCGTGACCGTCTTTGCCAGGCACGGCTTCGGGCTGCTGCTGGAGCGGCTGGGAATCTACCGATATTTAAAAATGAAGAGTTCGGATGCCGGTGCGGCGATGAACAACGCGGGCGCTTCAGCAGGGAAGAGGCTGAAGGCGGCGTTGGAAGAGCTGGGACCGGCATTTGTGAAGCTGGGCCAGATTTTAAGCACCCGGTCCGACATTCTGCCCGCCGATGTGATCACGGAGCTTCAGAAGCTTCAGGATTCGGTGAAACCGTTCCCCTTTTCCGAGGCCCGCCGGCTGATCGAAGCGGAATTTGAGGACCGCCTGGAAAATGTTTACCTGGAATTTGAGGAGGAGCCTGTGGCTGCGGCGTCCATTTCCCAGGTCTACCGTGCGAAGCTGACTTCCGGGAAGCCGGTGGCGGTGAAGGTTCAGCGGCCGGGCATCGGAAAGACGATCGACCTGGACCTTGACATCCTGAAAGACCTGGCCCGCCTGATCGACCATACCTCCTATGGCGAGCTGTACGACTGCAGCGGCGTGGTGGCGGAGTTTGAGAATACGATCAAGAATGAGCTGGATTTTACGAAAGAGGGGAAGAACGCCGACATCTTCCGGAAGAACTTCACCAGGGATCAGGGCGTTGCGGTCCCCGGGGTAAGGTGGATCTATACGACGGAGCGGGTCCTTACCATGGAGTACGTCGAAGGGATCCGGATCGACGACCTGAAAGCTCTTGACCTGGCCGGGATCGACAGAAGGAAGCTGGCGGAAAAGCTGGCGGCGTCCATCTGCAATCAGATTCTGCGGGACGGATTTTTTCACGCGGATCCTCACCCGGGAAATATCCGGGCGATGCCGGACGGGACGATCATGTTCCTGGATTTCGGGATGGTCGGGTCCCTCAGCGAGCCGCAGAGAAAAACGATATCCGATTTTTTTGTCGGGGTCACCACCCGGGACTCCGGAATGGTCGCCAGGGCAATCATCGAGATGGAGGCCGCGCCGAGCCGGGTCAATCGGAAAAGCTTTGAAAAGGACATCGATCAGATCATCGAAAAATACCTGTCGATGCCGATGAGCGAGATCCGGATCGACCAGCTGATCCGTGAAATCTTCCAGATCGCGTTTGCCAACCATATCAAAATCCCCCGCGAGTTTGCGCTGCTGTCCAAGACGCTGGGAACGCTTCAGGGGCTGCTGGAAAAGCTCGACCCGCAGCTGGATTCGCTTGCGGTGGCGAAACCGATCGCAAAAAAGCTGATCATCCAATCGTTTTCGCCGGAAAAAATCGGCGGGAGAGCCAAAAAGGATTTATGGAAATACGGCGAGCTGCTTCATATGCTTCCCTCCGCGATGCTGAACTTCCTGACGAAAATGGAGGAGGAGGACTTCACCGTTTCCTTTGAAATGAAAGAGGAGGACAGGATCCGAAAACAGATGGAAAAAGTCTCGAACCGGATCACCTTCAGCGTGATGCTGCTTGCCGTCAGCATCATCCTTGCCGGGGTGCTGGTCGCCTCCGCCTTAAGCGCGGGTGCGTCCGGCGAGATGTACCGGCTGAACCTTCTGGTGCTGAAATCGGGATTTGCGGTGGAATCGGTCATTGTTTTGGGGCTGATTGTTTCCATGTTCCGGTCAAGAAAATAAAAAAGAATTTTCAAGAAAGGATCGGCCCCGTTTGAACCGTCACGAACTTGAACGGGGCCCAAAACCAAAATTATGCTTGATTTTATCGCGATTCCTCTGGGGCATATCCTGAAATTCATCTATGATGCCATCGCTTTCGAAAATTATGGGGCCGCAATTATCCTGTTTACCGTGGCGGTCAAGTCGCTTTTGCTGCCTCTGGCGGTGAAGCAATACCATTCGGCGGCCCGGATGGGCGAGTTGCGGCCCCGGCTGCAGGAAATCCAAAAGAAGTATCAGGACGAACCGGAAAAGATGAATCGGGAGGTCATGGGGTTCTACCGGGAAAACAAGCTCAGCCCGGCCGGCGGATGCCTTCCCCTGCTGCTTCAGATGCCTATTTTGTTTTCGCTGTATTATGTGATTTCCCAGCCGCTGAAATATATGGCGGGAAAATCCGCCGCCGCGATCAGTCAGCTTTATCAGATGATTCCACAGGGCCCGGACAGAATCTCCAACATGCAGGACCTGAGCATCCTCTCTTACTTCAGCAGCCATGCGGAAGCATTGAAGCAGACGGGCGGCCTGCTGAAACAGGAAGACCTGCTGAACATGAATTTTTTCGGAATCAACCTCGGGGCGATCCCGGCCCATGTTTTCACAACTCCGTTCAACGCTTTCATACAGATACATAATTTGCCCCTGCTTGCCATTCCGGTGCTGTCCGCTCTGACAGCCTATTTGAGCATGAAATACTCGATGAAGGCTTCCCCACAGCCCTCTCAGGAGGAAAGCGGCCAGATGCAGTCCCTGATGCAGAAGAATATGTCGCTGACCTCCCCCGTCATGAGCGGAGTGATCGCCTTTACGGTTCCCGCCGGCCTGGGCCTCTACTGGATTGCGGGAAACATTTTTCAGATGATCCAGCAGTTGTTCCTGGATCGTTTCGCGATCAAACAGCCTCAGAATTCCAAAGCAAAGCGTCTGTCTGTGGAAGAAGGGAAAAACTCGATTGAGTGATCTGTTAGAGCATATTTCTGCTCCCGGCGATATCAAAAATCTGAATTTGGAACAGCCGGGGCAGCTGGCGGATGAAATCCGGAAATGCATCGTCGGGACCGTTTCCGTGACGGGCGGGCACCTGGCTTCCAATCTGGGTGTGGTGGAGCTCACCCTTGCGCTTCATTATGTCTTTGATTCCCCAAGGGATAAAATCATCTGGTTTGTGGGGCACCAGTCTTATCCCCACAAACTGATTACGGGGAGAAGAGAAAAATTCGGGACGCTCCGGCAACTCGGCGGCGTGTCCGGATTTCCCAAAACCGGGGAGAGCGAACACGATGTGTTCGACACGGGACACAGCAGCACATCCCTCTCCGCCGCGCTGGGATTTGCGAGGGCAAGGGATATCAAAAAAGAAAAATATTCGGTTATCGCCGTGATCGGAGACGGAGCGCTGACCGGCGGGATGGCTTTCGAGGCGCTGAACGATGCCGGCAGATCGCTCAACAATCTGATCGTGGTTTTGAACGACAACCATTTTTCCATCAGTAAAAACGTGGGAGGCCTTTCCCGATATCTGTCGCAGATGAGGGCGGAGCCTTCCTACTTCCGGGTAAAGGAAACCCTGGAAAGGTTTTTTCAGGGGGTACCGGTCATCGGCGGCGGCCTTGCCGGCGCGCTGGACAGGATCAAGGGAACCGTTAAATATATCCTGATGCAGAGGACCCTGTTCGAAGAACTGGGGTTCAATTATTACGGCCCCATCGACGGGCACGACATCAAGGGATTCATCGATATTTTTTCGAAGGTCAGGCTTCTCAAGGGCCACAGCACGCCGTCACCCTTGCGGCCGGAATGGCGAAGAACGGGATGAAGCCTGTTTTTGCGGTGTACTCTTCTTTTCTGCAGCGGGCTTACGATCAGATTCTCCACGACGTGGCCCTTCAGGATCTGCATGTGGTGTTCGCAGTGGACCGGGCGGGGATTGTCGGGGAGGACGGCGAAACGCACCAGGGCATTTACGACCTTTCTTTTCTCGGCCATATCCCCAACATGACCATCCTTTCCCCGTGCAACGATTGGGAACTGAGAAAGATGCTCCGATACGCCGTCCTGGAACACCACGGTCCGGTCGCGGTTCGGTATCCCAAAGGGAAAAGCGGGATCCTGCCCGGCATACGGGAGCCTGTCGTCTGGCGGAAAGGGCTGAGGATCTGCAGAGGAAACGACGTCACCATTATCTCCGTGGGGGATATGGTCGAAACTTCCCTCTGTGTCGCGAACGAGCTGAAAAAGAGGGGAGTCGGCGCCGACCTTATCCATGCGCGGTTTCTCAGGCCTTTGGATGAAGAGCTGATCCTGGATTCCGCGACCCATACCGGCTGTGTCGTGACGGTCGAGAACCATTGCGTCGCGGGGGGCCTTGGAAGCAGTGTGCTGCAGCTGCTGAACGAATACGGTGTGAAGGCCGGGGTAAAGATGTTCGGTTTCCCCGATACCTTTGTGGAGCAGGGAAAACGCTCCGATTTGTTTCGGCTGTACCGCCTGGATGCAGATTCGCTGACGCAGGATATTCTTGTCCTGCTCCGGGAAGCGGATTCCCGCGGACCGGGCATAAGGATCCTGTGAAACTTTTTTGAAAGGAGACCGCTCGCCGTGCCGGGTTCCAATATCACAAAGCTTGCACTCGCCGGTTCCTTAAAAAAACTGATGGCCGAAAAGCCGTTCGGCAAAATTGGCGTGGGCGATATTGCCAGGGACTGCGGAGTGACAAGGACTACCTTTTATTATCATTTTAAGGATAAATACGATCTGATGAACTGGATTTACTATACCGAAACCGTGCCTTTTATGAGTGCCTATCAAAAGATGGAGGACTGGACGGACGGCCTGCGGGATCTGTGCTGTTATATGAGGGAAAACAAGGCCTTTTATTTCAATGCCATCAACACAACGGGCCAGAATTCCTTTCGGGAGTACCTGCACGACTATATCCGCAGCCTCGCCGCATCGGTGGCCGAAAGCACGGAGGGCGCTCAGTTTGATGAAAAAAAGTGGGGTTTTATCACGGAGTTCATCGCGGCCTCTTTTGTCAGCCTGATCGTCCAGTGGGTAAATGCCGACATGCAGGAGGATCCGGCCGTTTTTGTCGCGCACCTCAAAGAGCTTTTCGACGGCAGTGTCATGCGTGAGCTTGAAACGAAAGAAAAAAGAAGGGGAGACGCTGATTAGCGGGCCCTTCCATTCGCCTGAATTTCAGCCGGGCAGGGGAAAACGGCGGATGCATCGCAGCTTCATCCATGGGAATTGAAGCGGATCAGCCTGCATCCCGCGGGGGCGTGAATTTTCAGGCTGATCTCCTCTATGTCGCTGTAAATTCCCGTTTCCCGGTTTTCCAGGACCAGATTTTCAATTTGAGGAAGGTCGGCGGGAGAGAAGTCCCGGAGATCAAAAACCAGGATCCACGGGAACTGCTCTCTCGTCGCTTTTTGTTGCTTCCGAAGCTTCCTCGCCCCGTAAATCAGGCTGCTGTATCCCAGGTTCAGGCCGACCGTCTTCAACGTTTTGCGATCGATATCGTCGAGGACCCGCAGCATCAGATGGTTGTAAGAATTTCTTGGGTCACAGACGACTTTTTGGGCGCAGTTGAAGAACCATTTTTGATTTTTGCTCTGTGCAAACATCTGTCCCAGATCGATCAGCTTCCGGATTTCCCTTCCGGTATTTCCCGCCATGGCATCCATGGGTTTGCTGACCGCCCAATCGATTGTCTGTCTGACCAGCCTGTGACGCAATTCCAAGATTTCAGCCTCCCTGTTTTCTCTTTCTGCAAATTATTTGATACGGCATTTCCAGCCAGTTTCTGCTCCTCCCGCCTCGGCGGGGAGCCAGCTCTTCGCAATCATAAGCGGAATTGCTATATAAATACATTTTAGTCGATCACGTGGAGACGCTCTATTGGCAAATCGGTGCCTGTGTAAGATTTTCTTACACAGGCACCGATTTGTCCGGCAACCGGCAAAAAATGCCGTGCCGCCAATAAGAACTGGACAGCGGGGGAAGGGGCTTCCTCGTCCAAAAAGCCATGGGGAACGGCGGTTTCGAAGCACTGGGCTTACGGATCCGCCGTACTTTTCTGTTTGTCCTTCCACCCTTTTCCGATCCCGGAAAAGGGTGCGCAGATCAGGATCACAAAATAATAAGAAATCGCCCTCCAGAGCAGGTCGGCGGATTTTATGGTCTGCGGGGTAAAGAAGGAGGAAAAAAACGTATAGAAGCTTGTTTCCGCGGCCCCGGCAGAGCCGGGAAGCGGGAAAAGGGAAGACACCATCATGACGAAAGCCTGATAACAGATCATCTGGATGACGGAAGCCCGGCCGATGTCGAATGCGCGGAAGATACAGTAAGGGACCAGAAAAATCGCGGTGAGCTGCAAAAAGGTGAGGAAATATGTCTTTCCCAGAAGCCGGAAGTTCCGGAAGATCTGCCGGTTGCTCTGATGAAAGAAGTCCACCTGTTTTTCCCAGGCCGGAATCACGCCGTGATGTTTTTTTACAATGGGAAGCCGGCTGACCCACTCGAGCAGCTTATGCGTCAGCTTCCGGTCGAATGATATCAGCAGCAGAAAGACCGCGGCGGCCACTTGAACTGCAAAACCGACATAAGTCAGCCCCCACATGGTCGGGGGCAGCAGGTTCCTGAAAAAATGGATCTGAAGAAAAATTGCCAGCAGGCTGTATAAGGTGATGCCGGTCTGATACACAAAAAATTTTTGGACCAGCGCGGAGGTCGCGCTGCCGGGGTCGATCCCCTGCCGGTCTGCCAGATAGATCTGCATGGGCTGGCCTCCGCTTTGAAACGGGGTGATCGCGCTGTAAAAATGGCCGGCCAGACAGACCTTCACGGCGGCGGGGAAGCGATAATCTGTTGCCCTGTTCCTGATAAAAAGATAAATCAGACAGGCGTCAAGAAATAAGTCCGCCAGCATGCAGAAGATCGCCAGGACGATCCATCTTGCCTGAAATCGATGGAGCTGCTGCAGCAGTGTGATCAGGCCGTTTTCCGAAAGACAGAAATAAAGCAGGATCCCAAGCGAAAACAATATGGACACAAGGCTGAAAATATTTTTCCAGCCGATCTGTTTCCCGAATATCCGAGGCATTTTCCACCTCCTGTCAGGGGAAGGAATCATGGACCTCAATCCTTCCCTGACCCCCTTAGAATGATTTTCAGTTTTTGCCACGCCTTGCTATAGTTTATGGATTTGAGCTTTGGAAATACGCTCAACATTCGTTTTGTCCGGCTCCTGCCGAAATGGAGCAGCGATCCAAACGGGCCGTCCCCATAGCCGGCGCTCCCGAAGAAACTGCCTCCCTTGCACAGGCCCGCGAGCGCGGCATACGGCGTCAGCCGCGCCGCGATTTCCTCCAGCCGGTTGTCCGGCGGGAGAAGCCTGCGCAGGGTTGCATACAGATCCACCTCTATCACGGCGAGAATTACGAGCGCCGCCAGGATCTGGACCTGCTCCGGCACGCTGTACGTCCACATCGCGACGACGGGGTGAATGTATTTTACCAGCAGAACGGATAAAAATCCGAAGGCGAGGCCGTTCGAAAGACAGATCCGGCCCCGGAGTTGGAAGCGGTGGTCCGAATAATCCCACCATTTTAAGTGGAACAGCTTTTCCAGCAGAGCACCGGTAAAATATTCCACCGTGCAGTCGAGCACCGTGCCGGCTATAAAAATCAGAAGGATGTGATCTGTTTTCTGATACAGAAATATGATGGAAGTGAGCGCTCCAAATCCATACACCGGGCAGACCGGCCCTTTCAAAAAACCCCGGTTGACCGGTTTGTTCTCGTAAAGGGAGCATACGGCGGATTCGATTCCCCATCCGATAGAGCTATATGTAATCAGCCATAGAAAACATGTTGAAATTGCAGACGCAGACATAAGATCTCTCCTATTTGTTCCTTTCAGTCAACGAAAATCCGCGATTGCCTCATCTGCGGAACATCGCTTCCGTTTCCTTTCAAGGCTCGCAATTTAGGCAAGGCGGCAAAACGCTTCCGGGCGGCTGAGGGGTGTGGGGGACACGGCCTTTTATCTGCGGGTTGCCCGCAGGTTCCTGACGGCAAGATGGAACAGCAGCCCGATCGTCTGTAAAACAAAATATCTTGTCTCTTCATCCATTTCCCGCACCGCCCCCAGAGCGGCAGCGGCTTTTTCCTGCCAGTGGTCGGTCAGGTCGTAAATCGTTTTGGCATCGGTTGCTTTGATCACTTCATAGAGGGTGTTGATAAACGTCTCCCGTTTCCGGTCGTCCAGGGAATCGGCCCACAAATTCAGCGTTTCGTCCATAAACATGGCGCTGCTGTTCACCGCCCCCACCGATACGAAGTTCCCGTTTTCCACCGCCCATGAAAACGGATCGTGCTGCATCAGCCCGATGCGGTTGCTTTTTACGACGGTATATGTTTCGGAATGCTGCAGAAGCATCCCGACCATCGCGGACTGCGGGAGGGTTTTGTGGATTCTGTCCCTGATCCGCGCGTATTCCGGGCTTTGCAGAAACTCTTCCCGGAAGCCGGGCCCGTCGTGGCTGAACACCTCGATGATTCGTTCCTGAACATCCGGCTCGCATGCGGCGGAGGAATAGACGGCGATGTTGCCGCCCTTGGAGTGTCCGCCCACCCGGATGCCGCAGGAGAACTCACGTCCGGCAAGGTTCAGATATGCAGCCCCCTCCTGCTGGGAAGGAACGGGGGTCAGGAACGCCATATTGAAATCTTCCTTCCAGCCCACAAAGGTGGAATCCGTCCCGCGATACGCGGCATAGACCGTTCCATCCCCCGGCAGGCAGGTGACGGCGGAAAACTGCTTTTCTTCCTCAAAATTGAGCCGGTTTACATAAAAGGTCAGCCCGGTCTTTCGAAAGCGCGGGCTCTGTGCCAGCGCGGAGAAAAGCTTTCGGTTGCTCTCGCCGTCCCTCACATCCCGGAACAGCGTGTCGGGCGTTCCGCGGCCTGCGATCTCTTCGATCGTAACCGGAGCCCCGTGGACGGAATCCGGGACGATCCCGTCAAAATGAAGGTAGGAAAGCTGGGAAAGGACCAGGCTGTCCACCGCTGTGAAAGCCCTGCTTGAAAAAGGTTCTCTTTCCCCGGCGACGTAATCGATGATGTTTTCTGTGGAAGTGGGGCCGATTTTTAACATTTAGAGAAATTTTCCCCTCCGTTGACTGTATTCAGGCTGTTCAGCGCCAAAGCCCCCGCGATCCGGGATACCTGCGCCAGCGACATTTTTCGCTCCGAACTCACCCATTCCCAGTAGATGGACAGAATCCCCGACACGATGAACTCCATGGTAAAGGACAGGAACTCTTTGCCGGACTTCATTTGATCATGGAGATTGTCCATGATTCTGTCCTTCAGGGCATCCTTTATCTTTTCCCAGAAATGGCCCGCCGATTGCGACCGGACCAGATATTTATAAAAATCGAAGTCCCCGCTGATGACCTCGGTAAGCTTCTGGAAAAAAGGATAGGGATCCCGCAAAGTCCTGCTGATCTCGCAGCCTTTTAAAACTCCGTACAATTGATCCACCAAATCGTTCTGAATGTCGTCGAGGACCGCATTCACGTCTTTATAATGGGAATAAAACGTCTTGCGGTTGATGTCGGCCTTTTCCGCGATTTCCTTGATGGTGATGCTGTCGGCGTCTTCCTCGGCGATCAGCTTCATCAGGATCCGCTTGATCGCCATCCGGGTCCGAACGCAGCGTCTGTCCTGGCTGCCCGATTCCAAGGTTTTCATGGTTTCACCCGTTCCGTTTGAAATCTGCTCATTTTTTCAGCAGTGAAATTGATAATGACATTATAAGATACATATGAGTAAAAAGCAACAGATGAGTATTATAAATTTTCTTTTTTGATTAGGGCTTGTCTGTAAAATCCAAAGTCTTGTCTGTTTCGGCTAAAATCGCGCCTGCCTGCGTCAAAAATGCTCGGAATCCGGAAAGGATTCCTGCGCTTTTTTCCTTGCCAGCCACAATTTTATCTCGAAAATCCGTCGATTTTTAATTTACAAACAAGGCCTAATCCACAGTTTCCTCAGCCTGAAATTTTCTGCGTCCGGAAAATTTATTGTGCCCGTTTTGTCCGGTTTTTATGGAAAAGAAGCGATAAAGGCTCTTCCTGATGACGCAGCTTACAGAATCATGCCTGTGTAAAGAAACCTTACACAGGCATGATTCTGTTCATAGAGCATATTTTTATTTTAGGTTACAATGAAAAACGCACCGGAAAGCGTCTGTTCCTGGCCGGGGCGCCTCCAATGCTGCATCGGATGGAGGTAAATACTCAGATATAAGGAGACGGTTATATGGGTTTCAGCGAGAAAATAAAAGAATTCGGTTTTCATCAGGCGGTAAACTATCTGGAAAAAGATCCGGAAACCAATATCCCAAAGCTGCTGGGGCTTGTGGAACGGGTGATCCCCAAGGAGGAGTTCGACGTACAGAGAGAGGCCGTCCGGAACGCCATTGAACGAAAGGACAACTGGTATCAGCTGATCATGAAGATCTACGAGCTGGATCCTGCGACGAGGGTGGCCTTCTTCCGGAACTTTATCCTGAACGAGAATATTTTTGGATGGCCGGAGCAGGAGAAAAACCGGGAAAAATACGGCTGCAACATCCCCTGGACCATTCTGCTGGACCCGACTTCCGCCTGCAACCTCCACTGCACGGGATGCTGGGCCGCCGAATACGGCCATAAGCTGAACCTGAGCTATGAGGATATCGACTCCATCATCGAGCAGGGGAAAGAGCTGGGGGTATACATGTACATCTATACCGGAGGCGAGCCGCTGGTGCGGAAAAACGACCTGATCCGGCTGTGCGAGAAGCATTCCGACTGCATTTTTCTTTGCTTCACCAACTCCACGCTGATCGACGAGGACTTCTGCAGGGAAATGCTGCGCGTAAAGAACTTTATTCCCTCGATCAGCCTGGAGGGCTTTGAGAAAGCCAACGACAGCCGCCGGGGCAAGGGCGTATACGCCAAGGTGATGGATGCCATGCGCCTGCTCAAGGAGCATAAACTGCCCTTTGGAATTTCCGTCTGCTATACCAGCGCCAATTACAACGACGTCAGCAGCGAGGAATTTTACGATCAGATCATCGATATGGGCGCGCTGTTCGTATGGTTCTTCCATTACATGCCGGTTGGCAAGGGAGCGGTCCCCGAACTGATGGTGACCCCCGAGCAGCGCGTGCACGTGTATGAGCGGATTCGGGCTTTCCGCAGCACCAAGCCCATTTTCGCGATGGATTTTCAGAATGACGCGGAATACGTGGGGGGCTGCATCGCCGGCGGACGGCGCTATCTGCACATCAACGCAGCCGGCGATGTGGATCCATGCGTGTTTATCCATTATTCCAATGTCAATATCCACAACACCACCCTGCTGGAGGCCCTTCAGTCCCCGATTTTTATGGCGTACCACGACGGGATCCCCTTCAACGGCAATATGCTGAGGCCATGCCCCATGCTGGAAAATCCCACGATTCTGCCCGAGCTTGTGAAAAGGACCGGGGCCCATTCGACCGACCTGGAAACCCCGGAAAAGCCCGAGGAGCTGTGCGCAAAAACGGCCCCGTATGCCGAACGCTGGGCACCCGTTGCGGAGCAGATTTGGAATGGAAAAAACGCCGCCTGCGGCGGGGACTGTTCGCAGTGCCCGGAGGAAAAACGGGGCGTGTGACATGTGTTACCAGATCATCACCGATGCGACGGCCGATATGGACTGGGCGCTCTGGGATGCCGCGGTGATTCCGATGGAAGTGATGGTCGGCCGGCAACTGTATCGCTATGGGCCTGAGGAAGATTTATCCGTCGAAAATTTTTACGATGCCCTTCGCCGCGGCGCAAGAGCATCTACCTCGCAGGTCACCATCGATACTTACAGCTGTATTTTTGAGAAATATCTGCGGGAAGGGGCGGACATCCTGTATCTCTCTTTTTTCTCGGGGATGTCCGGGACGTTCCAGTCGGCCTGCATCAGCGCCGCGGAATTGCGGCAGCGTTACCCAAAGCGGAAGATTCTCTGCGTCGATACGCGGTCCGCTTCAATTAAAGAGGGGTTTCTGGTATATGAAGCCGCGCGCAGAAAGGCGGAGGGAATGGGGCTCGAAGCGCTGGCCGACTGGGCTGCCGGACAGGTCG
This window of the Ruminococcaceae bacterium BL-6 genome carries:
- a CDS encoding protein of unknown function (Evidence 5 : Unknown function); this encodes MELRHRLVRQTIDWAVSKPMDAMAGNTGREIRKLIDLGQMFAQSKNQKWFFNCAQKVVCDPRNSYNHLMLRVLDDIDRKTLKTVGLNLGYSSLIYGARKLRKQQKATREQFPWILVFDLRDFSPADLPQIENLVLENRETGIYSDIEEISLKIHAPAGCRLIRFNSHG
- a CDS encoding conserved protein of unknown function (Evidence 4 : Unknown function but conserved in other organisms), with translation MLKIGPTSTENIIDYVAGEREPFSSRAFTAVDSLVLSQLSYLHFDGIVPDSVHGAPVTIEEIAGRGTPDTLFRDVRDGESNRKLFSALAQSPRFRKTGLTFYVNRLNFEEEKQFSAVTCLPGDGTVYAAYRGTDSTFVGWKEDFNMAFLTPVPSQQEGAAYLNLAGREFSCGIRVGGHSKGGNIAVYSSAACEPDVQERIIEVFSHDGPGFREEFLQSPEYARIRDRIHKTLPQSAMVGMLLQHSETYTVVKSNRIGLMQHDPFSWAVENGNFVSVGAVNSSAMFMDETLNLWADSLDDRKRETFINTLYEVIKATDAKTIYDLTDHWQEKAAAALGAVREMDEETRYFVLQTIGLLFHLAVRNLRATRR
- a CDS encoding membrane protein of unknown function (Evidence 5 : Unknown function) gives rise to the protein MLDFIAIPLGHILKFIYDAIAFENYGAAIILFTVAVKSLLLPLAVKQYHSAARMGELRPRLQEIQKKYQDEPEKMNREVMGFYRENKLSPAGGCLPLLLQMPILFSLYYVISQPLKYMAGKSAAAISQLYQMIPQGPDRISNMQDLSILSYFSSHAEALKQTGGLLKQEDLLNMNFFGINLGAIPAHVFTTPFNAFIQIHNLPLLAIPVLSALTAYLSMKYSMKASPQPSQEESGQMQSLMQKNMSLTSPVMSGVIAFTVPAGLGLYWIAGNIFQMIQQLFLDRFAIKQPQNSKAKRLSVEEGKNSIE
- the mprF gene encoding Phosphatidylglycerol lysyltransferase: MPRIFGKQIGWKNIFSLVSILFSLGILLYFCLSENGLITLLQQLHRFQARWIVLAIFCMLADLFLDACLIYLFIRNRATDYRFPAAVKVCLAGHFYSAITPFQSGGQPMQIYLADRQGIDPGSATSALVQKFFVYQTGITLYSLLAIFLQIHFFRNLLPPTMWGLTYVGFAVQVAAAVFLLLISFDRKLTHKLLEWVSRLPIVKKHHGVIPAWEKQVDFFHQSNRQIFRNFRLLGKTYFLTFLQLTAIFLVPYCIFRAFDIGRASVIQMICYQAFVMMVSSLFPLPGSAGAAETSFYTFFSSFFTPQTIKSADLLWRAISYYFVILICAPFSGIGKGWKDKQKSTADP
- a CDS encoding protein of unknown function (Evidence 5 : Unknown function); translated protein: MADRLVRARRYREIVTVFARHGFGLLLERLGIYRYLKMKSSDAGAAMNNAGASAGKRLKAALEELGPAFVKLGQILSTRSDILPADVITELQKLQDSVKPFPFSEARRLIEAEFEDRLENVYLEFEEEPVAAASISQVYRAKLTSGKPVAVKVQRPGIGKTIDLDLDILKDLARLIDHTSYGELYDCSGVVAEFENTIKNELDFTKEGKNADIFRKNFTRDQGVAVPGVRWIYTTERVLTMEYVEGIRIDDLKALDLAGIDRRKLAEKLAASICNQILRDGFFHADPHPGNIRAMPDGTIMFLDFGMVGSLSEPQRKTISDFFVGVTTRDSGMVARAIIEMEAAPSRVNRKSFEKDIDQIIEKYLSMPMSEIRIDQLIREIFQIAFANHIKIPREFALLSKTLGTLQGLLEKLDPQLDSLAVAKPIAKKLIIQSFSPEKIGGRAKKDLWKYGELLHMLPSAMLNFLTKMEEEDFTVSFEMKEEDRIRKQMEKVSNRITFSVMLLAVSIILAGVLVASALSAGASGEMYRLNLLVLKSGFAVESVIVLGLIVSMFRSRK
- a CDS encoding conserved membrane protein of unknown function (Evidence 4 : Unknown function but conserved in other organisms), giving the protein MSASAISTCFLWLITYSSIGWGIESAVCSLYENKPVNRGFLKGPVCPVYGFGALTSIIFLYQKTDHILLIFIAGTVLDCTVEYFTGALLEKLFHLKWWDYSDHRFQLRGRICLSNGLAFGFLSVLLVKYIHPVVAMWTYSVPEQVQILAALVILAVIEVDLYATLRRLLPPDNRLEEIAARLTPYAALAGLCKGGSFFGSAGYGDGPFGSLLHFGRSRTKRMLSVFPKLKSINYSKAWQKLKIILRGSGKD
- a CDS encoding HTH tetR-type domain-containing protein translates to MKTLESGSQDRRCVRTRMAIKRILMKLIAEEDADSITIKEIAEKADINRKTFYSHYKDVNAVLDDIQNDLVDQLYGVLKGCEISRTLRDPYPFFQKLTEVISGDFDFYKYLVRSQSAGHFWEKIKDALKDRIMDNLHDQMKSGKEFLSFTMEFIVSGILSIYWEWVSSERKMSLAQVSRIAGALALNSLNTVNGGENFSKC
- a CDS encoding conserved protein of unknown function (Evidence 4 : Unknown function but conserved in other organisms), which codes for MCYQIITDATADMDWALWDAAVIPMEVMVGRQLYRYGPEEDLSVENFYDALRRGARASTSQVTIDTYSCIFEKYLREGADILYLSFFSGMSGTFQSACISAAELRQRYPKRKILCVDTRSASIKEGFLVYEAARRKAEGMGLEALADWAAGQVGRVRCRFLVDDLNTLKRGGRISPATALMGTTLQIKPLLTINGNGRLELVGKVRGRRRAINSLLDYYARNSGREGPVLIGHGDCRPDADGLAQQVKMRFPGRGC
- a CDS encoding Dihydroxyacetone kinase transcriptional activator DhaS, giving the protein MPGSNITKLALAGSLKKLMAEKPFGKIGVGDIARDCGVTRTTFYYHFKDKYDLMNWIYYTETVPFMSAYQKMEDWTDGLRDLCCYMRENKAFYFNAINTTGQNSFREYLHDYIRSLAASVAESTEGAQFDEKKWGFITEFIAASFVSLIVQWVNADMQEDPAVFVAHLKELFDGSVMRELETKEKRRGDAD
- a CDS encoding Radical SAM protein, with translation MGFSEKIKEFGFHQAVNYLEKDPETNIPKLLGLVERVIPKEEFDVQREAVRNAIERKDNWYQLIMKIYELDPATRVAFFRNFILNENIFGWPEQEKNREKYGCNIPWTILLDPTSACNLHCTGCWAAEYGHKLNLSYEDIDSIIEQGKELGVYMYIYTGGEPLVRKNDLIRLCEKHSDCIFLCFTNSTLIDEDFCREMLRVKNFIPSISLEGFEKANDSRRGKGVYAKVMDAMRLLKEHKLPFGISVCYTSANYNDVSSEEFYDQIIDMGALFVWFFHYMPVGKGAVPELMVTPEQRVHVYERIRAFRSTKPIFAMDFQNDAEYVGGCIAGGRRYLHINAAGDVDPCVFIHYSNVNIHNTTLLEALQSPIFMAYHDGIPFNGNMLRPCPMLENPTILPELVKRTGAHSTDLETPEKPEELCAKTAPYAERWAPVAEQIWNGKNAACGGDCSQCPEEKRGV